The Desulfuromonas versatilis genome has a segment encoding these proteins:
- a CDS encoding RnfABCDGE type electron transport complex subunit B, which translates to MLEAIMSLGGIGLSAAVALGFAAKKFAVEIDPRELAVLEVLPGANCGACGYPGCGGYAKAVVAGQAGPADCPPGGAGAAEKIANILGIAPVSADPQVAVVLCQGDNAKAQAKYRYLGLHDCNAAQKIADGPKACPGGCLGLGTCARVCPFGAIEMTAEGLAVISREKCTGCRKCVAACPRSVIRMTPLDATVHVLCNSTDKGALVRKYCQVGCIACQICKKTAPEAYVIENFLARVTYEHHQLAAPAVEKCPTKCIRDFVDGYPEGSSFAPPTCGVAPGAAA; encoded by the coding sequence ATGCTTGAAGCCATCATGAGTCTGGGCGGCATCGGCCTGTCGGCGGCGGTCGCTCTCGGATTTGCCGCCAAGAAATTCGCCGTCGAAATCGATCCGCGCGAGTTGGCGGTCCTCGAAGTGCTGCCGGGCGCCAACTGCGGTGCCTGCGGCTATCCGGGCTGTGGCGGTTATGCCAAGGCGGTGGTTGCCGGCCAGGCCGGGCCGGCAGACTGTCCGCCGGGCGGCGCCGGTGCAGCGGAAAAGATCGCCAACATCCTGGGCATCGCTCCGGTGAGCGCCGACCCCCAGGTGGCGGTGGTGCTCTGCCAGGGTGACAACGCCAAGGCTCAGGCCAAGTACCGTTACCTCGGCCTGCATGACTGCAACGCCGCCCAGAAGATCGCCGACGGGCCCAAGGCCTGCCCCGGGGGGTGTCTGGGACTGGGGACCTGTGCCCGGGTCTGCCCCTTTGGCGCCATCGAAATGACCGCCGAGGGCCTAGCGGTGATCAGCCGCGAGAAGTGCACCGGTTGCCGCAAGTGCGTGGCGGCCTGCCCGCGTTCGGTCATCCGCATGACCCCGCTCGATGCGACCGTGCACGTGCTGTGCAACAGCACCGACAAGGGGGCGCTGGTGCGCAAGTACTGCCAGGTCGGCTGCATCGCCTGCCAGATCTGCAAAAAGACCGCCCCCGAGGCCTATGTCATAGAAAATTTCCTGGCCCGGGTCACCTACGAGCATCACCAGTTGGCCGCTCCGGCGGTGGAGAAGTGCCCGACCAAATGCATCCGCGATTTCGTGGACGGCTATCCCGAGGGGAGCAGTTTCGCTCCGCCAACCTGCGGGGTTGCCCCCGGGGCGGCTGCCTGA
- the rsxC gene encoding electron transport complex subunit RsxC — protein MKLKTFPGGLHPPDNKRWSEHKPIETCPLPEELVVPMAQHIGAPAEVCVQKGDLVKKGQVIGQAKGFVSVPVHAPSSGEVVAVEPRLHPSGKALPAVVIRPDGEDRWVEGLEPGDPEALSADQLREKIRAAGIVGMGGATFPAHVKLSPPEGKKIDTLILNGVECEPFLTADHRLMLEQPDDVLAGVDILRKVLGVSRVYIGIEANKPDAIDLMSQACTGRGIEVVPLEVKYPQGAEKQLILAITGREVPSGGLPMDVGVVVQNVGTAAAVADAVLHGRPLVERICTVSGPLVAEPKNLRIRIGTPLAHLVQFCGGVKGEPAKIIMGGPMMGSAQLSLEVPATRGTSGLLLFGAGDVPLRSEGPCIRCGRCVQACPARIMPTTIAAYARLDFISEAEEYGAMDCIECGCCTYICPATLPLVQAIRYAKGAILAKRRKV, from the coding sequence ATGAAGCTAAAGACATTTCCCGGCGGCCTTCATCCGCCGGACAACAAGCGGTGGTCGGAGCACAAGCCGATCGAAACCTGCCCCCTGCCCGAGGAACTGGTGGTCCCCATGGCGCAGCACATCGGCGCTCCCGCCGAGGTCTGCGTGCAGAAGGGGGATCTGGTGAAAAAAGGCCAGGTGATCGGCCAGGCCAAGGGGTTTGTGTCGGTGCCGGTCCACGCTCCGAGTTCCGGCGAGGTGGTGGCGGTCGAGCCGCGGCTTCACCCATCGGGTAAGGCCCTGCCGGCGGTGGTGATTCGCCCCGACGGGGAAGACCGCTGGGTCGAAGGGCTCGAGCCCGGGGATCCCGAAGCGCTCTCCGCCGATCAGCTGCGCGAGAAAATCCGCGCGGCGGGGATCGTCGGCATGGGCGGTGCCACTTTCCCGGCCCATGTCAAGCTCTCCCCTCCCGAGGGCAAAAAGATCGACACCCTGATTCTCAACGGGGTGGAATGCGAGCCGTTTCTGACCGCCGACCACCGGCTGATGCTGGAGCAGCCGGACGATGTCCTGGCTGGTGTTGACATCCTGCGCAAGGTGCTCGGGGTCAGCCGCGTGTATATCGGCATCGAGGCCAACAAACCCGATGCCATCGACCTGATGAGCCAGGCCTGCACCGGGCGCGGCATCGAGGTCGTGCCGCTCGAGGTCAAGTACCCGCAGGGGGCGGAAAAACAGCTGATTCTCGCCATCACCGGTCGCGAGGTCCCCTCCGGGGGGCTGCCGATGGATGTTGGCGTGGTGGTGCAGAATGTCGGAACCGCCGCCGCCGTGGCGGACGCGGTGCTGCATGGCCGGCCGCTGGTCGAGCGCATCTGCACCGTCAGTGGGCCCTTGGTTGCCGAGCCGAAAAACCTGCGTATCCGCATCGGCACCCCCCTGGCCCACCTGGTCCAGTTCTGTGGTGGGGTCAAAGGCGAGCCGGCCAAGATCATCATGGGTGGCCCGATGATGGGGTCCGCCCAGTTGTCCCTCGAGGTTCCCGCCACCCGCGGCACCTCGGGTCTGCTGCTGTTCGGCGCCGGGGACGTGCCGCTGCGCTCCGAAGGGCCCTGCATCCGCTGCGGCCGCTGCGTGCAGGCCTGCCCGGCGCGCATCATGCCCACCACCATCGCCGCCTACGCCCGGCTGGATTTCATTTCCGAGGCCGAAGAATACGGCGCCATGGACTGCATCGAGTGCGGCTGCTGCACCTACATCTGCCCCGCCACCCTGCCGCTGGTCCAGGCCATCCGTTACGCCAAGGGGGCTATTCTGGCCAAGAGGAGGAAGGTCTAA
- the rsxE gene encoding electron transport complex subunit RsxE — protein sequence MNLIGEFSKGIWRENAVFRLLLGLCPTLAVTTSAENGLGMGLATTFVLLCSNIVVSLLRKLIPAQVRIPAYIVIIASFVTVVQLSMEAYVYDLYKALGIFIPLIVVNCLILGRAEAYASKNSVLPSVVDGAGMGLGFTLALFILGAVRELFGSGSILGVSLFGAHYQPFLLMILPPGAFIALGLLLAGMNRIDAARGR from the coding sequence ATGAATCTGATCGGCGAATTCAGCAAGGGGATCTGGCGGGAGAATGCGGTATTTCGGCTGCTTCTGGGATTGTGTCCCACCCTCGCGGTGACCACCAGCGCCGAAAACGGCCTGGGGATGGGCCTGGCCACCACCTTTGTGCTGCTGTGTTCCAACATCGTGGTATCGCTGCTGCGCAAGCTGATCCCGGCCCAGGTGCGTATCCCCGCCTACATAGTGATCATCGCCTCGTTCGTGACCGTGGTCCAACTCTCCATGGAGGCTTACGTCTATGATCTGTACAAGGCGCTGGGCATTTTCATCCCTCTGATCGTGGTCAACTGCCTCATTCTTGGTCGCGCCGAGGCCTATGCTTCGAAAAACTCCGTGCTCCCCTCGGTGGTTGACGGCGCGGGCATGGGGCTCGGGTTCACCCTGGCCCTGTTTATCCTCGGGGCGGTCCGCGAACTGTTCGGTTCGGGGTCAATTCTCGGGGTCTCCCTTTTCGGCGCCCACTATCAGCCCTTTTTGCTGATGATCCTGCCGCCCGGCGCCTTCATTGCCCTCGGGCTCCTTTTGGCCGGGATGAACCGCATCGACGCTGCACGCGGTCGTTAG
- a CDS encoding RnfABCDGE type electron transport complex subunit G, whose amino-acid sequence MKDIARLALALTLIAAGAGLILSLVEAVTREPIAEQRRQETLKALQAVLPEIDNSPDQDSVSLVVGKDKKGRDLSRVFYRGRKGEELAGIAFKVVAPEGYSGNIEIMVGILPDGSVVGIEILTHAETPGLGDKIAQGWFKQQFAGKNLENADWRVKKDGGQFDQITGATISPRAVVKAVAAGLQFYQEHREQVVAQGVGG is encoded by the coding sequence ATGAAAGACATAGCACGCCTGGCCCTTGCTCTGACCCTGATTGCCGCCGGTGCCGGGTTGATCCTTTCGCTGGTCGAAGCCGTTACCCGCGAGCCGATAGCCGAGCAGCGCCGCCAGGAAACGCTCAAGGCGCTGCAGGCCGTCCTGCCCGAAATCGACAACAGTCCAGACCAGGATAGCGTCAGCCTGGTGGTCGGCAAAGACAAGAAGGGGCGCGATCTCTCCCGGGTCTTCTACCGTGGCCGCAAGGGCGAAGAGCTTGCCGGGATCGCCTTCAAGGTGGTCGCCCCGGAGGGCTACAGCGGCAACATCGAAATCATGGTGGGGATTCTTCCCGACGGCAGCGTGGTCGGGATCGAGATCCTGACCCACGCGGAAACCCCCGGCCTGGGAGACAAGATAGCCCAGGGCTGGTTCAAGCAGCAGTTTGCCGGGAAAAACCTGGAAAACGCCGACTGGCGCGTCAAAAAAGACGGTGGCCAGTTCGACCAGATCACCGGCGCGACGATTTCGCCGCGTGCGGTGGTCAAGGCGGTTGCCGCCGGTCTGCAATTCTATCAGGAACACCGGGAACAGGTGGTTGCGCAAGGAGTTGGGGGATGA
- a CDS encoding RnfABCDGE type electron transport complex subunit D — MERQLYLSSSPHLSARETTDRVMRAVIYALLPACAVSVYFFGLPALWVLVLCTAGCVGFEALAQKLMRRPVTVGDGSAALTGILLALNLPPASSWWLALLGSAVAIVIGKQVYGGLGYNPFNPALVARVVLLVSFPVQMTSWTAPAPLGSGLDSVTSATPLGDWKTAVMLTGKMPETLQQGLGNYFVGNMAGCLGEVSALALLLGAAYLFWKKILTWHIPLSFVGSVVLLSGVFWLVDPAKYPSPLFHLVTGGLVLGAFYMATDMVSSPVTTRGMVVFGVGCGVITVLIRLFGGYPEGVSFAILLMNAATPLIDRYTRPKKFGYVAEKA, encoded by the coding sequence GTGGAAAGGCAGCTCTATCTCTCGTCCTCGCCCCATCTAAGCGCCCGGGAAACCACCGACCGGGTGATGCGCGCGGTGATCTACGCCCTGCTTCCCGCCTGTGCGGTGTCCGTCTACTTTTTCGGTTTGCCGGCTCTGTGGGTGCTGGTCCTGTGTACTGCCGGCTGTGTCGGGTTCGAGGCCCTTGCCCAGAAGCTGATGCGCCGCCCGGTCACCGTCGGTGATGGAAGTGCCGCCCTTACCGGGATCCTGCTCGCCCTCAATCTGCCTCCCGCCAGTTCCTGGTGGCTGGCCCTGCTGGGCAGCGCCGTGGCCATCGTCATCGGCAAGCAGGTCTACGGAGGGCTGGGCTACAACCCCTTCAACCCGGCCCTGGTGGCCAGGGTGGTGCTGCTGGTCTCCTTTCCCGTGCAGATGACCAGTTGGACCGCACCGGCCCCCCTGGGTTCCGGGCTCGACTCGGTGACCAGCGCCACCCCTCTGGGAGATTGGAAAACCGCGGTCATGCTGACCGGCAAGATGCCCGAAACGCTGCAGCAGGGGTTGGGCAACTATTTTGTCGGCAACATGGCGGGGTGCCTCGGCGAGGTCTCGGCCCTGGCCCTGCTGCTGGGGGCGGCCTATCTGTTCTGGAAAAAGATTCTTACCTGGCACATCCCTTTGAGCTTTGTCGGCTCCGTGGTGCTGCTTTCCGGCGTTTTCTGGCTGGTCGATCCGGCCAAATACCCCAGCCCGCTCTTTCACCTGGTGACGGGAGGTCTGGTCCTTGGTGCTTTCTATATGGCCACGGACATGGTTTCATCCCCGGTGACCACCCGCGGAATGGTGGTGTTCGGAGTCGGCTGCGGGGTGATCACGGTGCTCATTCGTCTGTTCGGCGGCTATCCCGAGGGTGTTTCTTTCGCGATCCTGCTGATGAACGCCGCAACGCCGCTTATCGATCGTTACACCCGGCCGAAGAAATTCGGCTATGTTGCTGAAAAGGCATAA